CTTTACGGCAAATCAAACATATAGGTGTTTCACATATTAAGTATGCCAGAGAATAGAATAATTGCAGTAAAATCATAGGAACTGCATAGTGTGAATCGAATTCAATTCAGCAATAAATAAGCAGAATCACATAAAACAATCAGCAGAACCAATTCAAGTTACTCATCAGAACCAATTCAAGTATATCAGAGAATAGATTAAGTATTGTATAATAGAGAAGAGATTCTCTAAAGTTACTCATATTGAGTGAATTCAAGTTAGCTACATTTTGGTTTGATTTGAAAACTGAACGGAACATAAGAAAATTAGTATTGCTACTTACATCATAATTAAGCTTCGCTGATCTGGTGGAAAATGTTTGACCAATTGTCTCCTTTGCATACATCTGGATGATACTGCAATGCATTACCACCAAATTACAATCAGATCGACAGTAATTAAAGAGAACACACTTCAAATTCCACAAAAATCAACCGGAAACCATAAATTATTCATAAAATGCTGCTCAAATAGTGAAATGTttcaaattaaaagaaaaacgatgatttttttttacaaagtcGGACATCTCCGGTCAAATCAACTGTGAAACAGAAACAATTTATCTTTCAAAGCCCCTTGATTTGCATATTTCGACAATCAAGAAAATAAACTGGTTCAGACTTCGCATAGACTCATAGAGGACACTTAGTATTAGTGTTTGCACCATTGTTACTCCATGTTCTCCCGAGTTTCaagaaactattttattttagtAGGTGGGAGTACTTTCTCTAGATAAACAAAGTCCCGATTTTGATGGTGTTTAGCCGCATAATTTTTGTTGAAATAACATTCGAATATTGTGCGTTAAGTCCTACTTTTAACGTAATGTGTTGAGaaccaataaaaaataaatgtgTTATTTGGTTCTATACCAAGAAAATCAGACAAAGTAATCAAACTTTACTCAGTTAAAAATATTACAGTAATTTAAGAGCAATAAAGTTACCATGTGTATGTGCATTATGAGATTACTTCCTCTTGAGAATGCCACTGATTTAAGTTATTACCAGGCGAACAATTAGGGCTCCAATTACCAGCATCAAGAAGACCTCATCCCAACCATTTCTTGAAAGGAATCTAGTGAGAAGAGGACTTAATGCTGCACCGGCTGATCCTGTACCATAAATAATAGCACTAACAGTTACCTATGAGTGTCCAAATCCGCAGAAACAGCAGTAATATGAACCAAACCGAAACATCAAAATAACAGATTAATTTCTCAAAATAAACCAAACTGATATCCTGGGGTTGTGTCCCTTCCACAGAAACAGAAGGCTTAGGCTCATTCTCCAAATCTCCATAACACCATCTTAATAATACACTCTGAAAGATttcaaacaaacaacaaaactTCATTATAATTTATTACCAAACCACCACATTATCTCTCTTAGAGGCATTTCATCTAACACTTGGTGCTAAAAAATAATTCCAACCAATTTAACTATATACATGCAATTTCCACATGAACcacattaactgaaaataatcACCGTGATTTTCAAATACTGAAATTCCACATtcaacacaattttttttttccaatttcccATTCAAAGAATGAACTAatcaaaacaaagaaacaaaataGATGCCAGAAAGTAGAAAATCAGCGCCAAATTTTTCAAAAACCCTAGCCTCATGCGATTCCAAAATAATTGATTGATGCCAAACAAAAAAACTTAATTTCCGAATTCAAGCTATTAAATTTGTCATCTAATAGATGCGAtttgaaaaccctaatttgattattgtttcgctcaaaaatcaaaaccccAATCCGCAAAAGCCACTCGATGTTGACAAATTAACTCATAATTCCTCAGCAATTGACCAACTTTACTCTTGGAAAATGAAGTCACGCATTTATCAAAATCATTGAATCGTGAAATTGAAGGATCAAACAATTCGAAAAACTGAGGAAATTAATCGATGTATCAAATCACAGAAATCGTTACATTGAATCGGAGATTCAAGGAACTACTAAGCGAGAAGAACCAAAATATGAATGATTAAAACTAACCTTGAGAAATGCAGAAATAGCTATTGtcaattaacaaaaaaattgattcaaggATCCGAAAACAAAGCACTATCGAtcgaaagaggagagagaaatagatgAGAGAGTGACAGGGTCGAGGGAAGGAGATTGAAGATTTGAGGGAGATCGGAGGAGATGAAGATTTGAGGGTTTGAGGGTGATCGAGGGAGATCGAAGATTTGAGGGTTtgagagaaggagagagaaaagtgcgTGAGAGTGATAGACTGATAGGGAAGCGGATGAATGAAATGCGTGTTAAAAGGTAGAGGGTATTTTTGTAATTTACTCggtggacacgaaaagtgtgTTTACAGTAATACCCCtcccctcttggcttatataatagagattatagAGATTAGATTCAATTCTCTAAGCTTAATAAGTGTACCGGTCAACATATGACTCCTAATATATATGCGCtactttactttttttttttttttttttttggctgtAATTACAAACAGAGAACAAAAACCTACTAAACATACATATTTTTCCTAATCCTATCTACCTGAGTACGGATTTGCATAATTTCATCCTTATTACAATTTCTAATACTACATTTTCTGAAATAGCTTGCCAGCTTCATGATCTCCTTGCAGATGCTATTCATGTTCATCGCACAATTTGGCCAATTTCTTATGGCCTGAATGACCTTGTCGCTCTTCATCTTGACTTCAATATTGCTGGACCCTTTCTCTACTGCTCTTGCTAAACCACTACATATTGCCTGTGCTATCGCTTGTCAACTTTTGTGTTCACAATCTCTGTCCCTTGTTTTAACATCCACCCAAAAATTGCACATATATTATGTGTTCTCTTTGACTTGCTCCACATTCCATCCACCAGGAGGACATCTGTATTTCCTTCCTCTCCTGTGCTCTGACTTCCCATCCAAATATTCTTACCTTGCCATCTGTTTGTCGAAGCTGTATTGCCTTCAGTAGAAGTTTTAAGAGCACTGACTCTAGCTTTGTCAGCCCACATTGAATTAGTATCAAATAGATCATTCACCTTGTCTACTTGTTGTAGTATATGATGTTGCCCATTCTTGAGATTAACTTGTCTACTTGGTAGCCAATCGCCAGGTTGAATTCTTGAATTACCCTTGTATATGATCTTATAAAAATCCATCTTTCATCCCTTGGACAATTTTTTCGTAGGCTCACCGTTCACCAAAATCGAATAAGACACAGTTGTGATGCACTGCATAATCCAATGTCTCCAACGTGCTGGAAATCCAATAGTGTTTAACAGCCATTCCACAAACTCCCATTTCACTCTATCGTACGCCTTATTCATATCAATTTTGAGTATAGCCAATCTGTTGTATCCCTTCTTCTGCCGTTTAATATGAGTCAAAATCTCATGAGCCAACATACAATTATGTAACCTTGTTACTGGAGTACCGGGGAGAATAACCAGCTGCCCCTTAATTTTAAGACCATGTAGTGATGTCGATGATATGGTACAAAATATCACTAGTCAATTCATATTCATATATTTGGATCAAAATTGTTGGGAAAATATGATCTCGTCATGCAAACACATTGTAATTGCCTCATATTCACCTGTTTCTATCATCCGTCTGCCGGCAATTCATTATACGTACATGAAGGTTAGCTGGTGGAGTTGGAGTAGCATCTAATGGTGTACATGCTGCCGTAAGTTCAGTTTGTTACATACAACTTTAACTTACATCAGTTATATATGACACATTCACTACGTTACACACTTACACAGAACTAGCTGGTTACAAAGAACATACACTACATATTACAAAGTAGTTTATACATATAAGGAATTGTCACTTCATTTTCGGAGACAATCGACGCACAACTcgcattgaagattgcaaatgcACACTTCACTTTGATGACCCATTGCTTTCTCAAACCCAGCCTGCTTGCTCTCCTTGCATGCGCTCTGACATGGTTTTCGTGACCTGAAGTAAGTTTTCTCTGTGAATAGAAGAATTCTCCACCTGGCAACACCATAACTCCTCTTCCAACTCAAAGGACATATCCTGTAAGGTAGTGCCTGTCGCAAAATTGACTTCATTTTGCCCGTCTTTCAGCACTGGCTGTTTTGGGACAAGTATATCCAACTTCAGAGAGCCTTCCGAATGCGACTTTTCATAAGGCAAACCTGATCAGTGCTCATATGACGTCAACAAAATTcacaaaggaaaaggaaaaggaaaaggaacCAAAATATAATTTATCACATGAAATTAGATTTTCACATGGTGCTAATACTGCTAAAACAGAAAAAGGACTCAGAATAGCTATAACTTACCACATGAAATTGGATTTTCAAGTGGTGCTAAAGTTATGATAACAGATGCTTCAACATTCTTCACCAGGGATCCATCCATATTCAGTaaaatgttattattttcagttgTCATCACTGAATCTAATCCGTTTCCTGAAATATTGTTTTTAGCTGAATGAAGGACTGTAAGGGATCCTGGTGATATCCCATCTGCTACACCAGACGACCCGTCCACTCCATTCTCTATTTGTACTTGATTCTCTTCTGAGGGAAAAACAAGAGCGCGCCTCACCGCTGCGTCAATTTGAATTTCTGATTCAAAGCTCAGGTAATCTAATTCTTGACCCTCTTCCATCCCTTGCTTAAACTGACAAGCTCCCTGTCCCTGTAACATGAATATCAACCACTTATTCACAGTCAGCTTGGATTGCATTTCAAACGCCAGAAAGCCCATTTTTTACTCGAAGAGAATTCAGATTTTACAGGTACAACTTTTCCATTTATCTTTCAACAAGTTTTACAATTAATTCTCAACATAACTTAATGCAAAAATCTATACGTCCCCATAAATGTGGAAAAAACCAAGAGTTACCAATATGATAAATAGCTAGGTGTAAAAGCAAAATAAGAACGGCATCATGCAAGGCTTCATGATATTTTTTATAACAACGGAACTATTCTATTAGAAAACACATGGACCTCAAGATCAACATGCACATCTGGAATCCTGGATAAATCAAATTTAACACATCGATCAGTTAAAACTCATACAAAATGATGACAAGTTACagcataaatctgaaaatttaacaAACACAACAAAGGCAAGACATCTAATAAAGTTAtgtaataagaaaaataagtaaagaaGCACATAACCAAGCAAATTCAACTTTTGATCTATTGGAAAGTGTAGAATGGCCTACTATAAACAAGCCAGTGTCTAAAATATGGACGACCTTAGATTAAGGCTAGGCCAACCTTATGAAAGTGTAGAATGGTCTACTATAAACTATAGGAAAGTTGTAAAGAACGGATATTCTTGAGCATAAAAATAATGGCAGAAACTATAATAATTTGCCTGAAAGATGATTAACACAAAAGGGGATACAAAAGTAGTGACTTGAGGCCACCAATATCCAGATTTAGTGACTTGATCGAGGTCAGTGTGATTGTGAAGTCCTCTAAAAATTGCTCTTGTGGCTTGGGATGAAGTGTGCTATCCTAGTTCTGCAAGAGGCTGAGGCTGAGGCTGAAATGTTAAGAACTAGAATCACTGGAGTATCATTGGAATAGAGCTGCCATGACCAACTTATGTTAGGCTCTTTCCCATTAGCAAGACAATTTGAGGTTTAGGCCTAGGAAAACAAGTGTGGTTCACATATTATATGCAATCTTCTTTCTGAAGTTCATGTGAAGAGCTATATGTTCTTCATCACACCATTGGTTTGAAACAACTCCAAAGTCAAATGATTCCTTATTTAGTAATTTGAGGAAACAAAACCAATGAGTTCGAGAATGTGTCACTAAGAAAATCTACTACAGTGGCCAAAAGTGCAATTCCAAGGGAGTGTTTGGTTGAGTAAAAATATTTTCAACGGAAATGATTTCACGTAaaactttttttcttttcaaagtaTGGGAAACCAGTACCACTTTCCTTCCCTCCTCCTTAGTCCTTACCTCCTTTTTTGCTGTCTATCCATCCTTGCCTTGTACTaccattttatttttcaatataatttttcttgtgaagaaacaaataaaagaaaactAGTTAGGACTTATGTTTTCTCTTGATAATGTTTGAAtatttccatggaaaatcattttttattcaaaatgTATCAAACAAAAATGAGACCAACAATGTGTTTGGATAGATAAATATGAATGGAAAAGGAGGGAAGAGAAAGGGAGGGATTTAACTTCCCTTATTTGAAAATGACTTATGGGGAGGGGAGGGGAGGGGAGGGGAGGGGAGGGAGGGATCCATTGTTTTGGAATGATCCATTTTCCCTCCCTTTTAATAAACCAAATGATAACATCAATCGAATTCATCTATCCCGCCCTTTATTTGTATCCTTCCAATGTTGAAAATATTTGGAAGGAAAATACAAACTCACTCTTCCCGCCCCGCCCCTCACCTccctttcttttctctcttctccctCCCCTCCCTTTCCTTCCAAAATTGTTATCCAACCACATTGCAAATCAGTTATATTAAGGAAAACCATGTCTCCACTCAAAGCAACAAAGCTCACTTGTTGAACACTATTAAGTATTAACCCATACAACAATACAGTACAACTGTACAAGTTATAGCAAAAGAGACCACAAAAGTATAAAACCTTCCCTTTCAATACTTTATAAGCATGTCACCAAGCCCTAATTTAATTGTCACACTACTAGTTTAAAGTACACTAACAATTATCAAAATGGACACCATATTTTGATTTAGGTACTCCATATTTATTGCATTATGGTGTGCCAAAATCATTTCCGAAGCCTAACAACTCAACGTGTCTATAAATTCCGGACACACGGAGCAATTACAAGTTGCAAAAAACAACCATTACATTTGGTAAACAAATGGGAAAAACATTCCTCTGGTTCCCACACCACACTACAGGGGAAAATGTTTTTTGTCCCAAAAATGAACACATGCAACAAAAGGTAAAATAAGTTACCAGAAAAATAAATCCTATAAACAAGATGATCCAAAtagaattaaattaaaatactaaCCTTTTCAATAGGACAGACGAAATAACTATGCCCATCTTCAGCTTCAACTGTACAAACCCCTGCCCCACATCCACACGTTGGAAATGGTTTTTCGGGTGGAACCGCACGAATTTCATCCATCGTCATCTTATTGCACCATTTAAAATAGTCGCAATGATTTTCCTACATCGATCAATAATAAGCTAAATTAAAGACTTACCATTTTAAATATGGAATCGGTAGTAATCAAATACTAACTCCATTCCATGATACATGAAATATTTCTTTTTACACGTATTTTTTAATACGTTTAAATTAATATTCTAAAGTATATGAATATGGGTAAAgcttataaaaaattgatatttgaaatatttgcattaatacgaatttatcaagattttatttGAGTATGTTTTTTCGTAAGTAACAACTAAAAGAACATTATTATTGGTGAATAGCTTTTAAATGAGAAATTATACATATATTTTGGAACAGAGTTAGTATAAAATAGAGGAAAAGGAAATCGAATTACTTACAAATTTGCCGGGGCAAACGTAGTATTCGCGGTTGGGGTTGTTCTTGCTGGCAGAGACACGGATTTCGCAAAACCCGGCACCGCAAGGGCAGTGAGTGGCCGGATAATCATAGGTGCGAGTAGGATGAAAAATGGGGGTCCGATTCTTGTAAGGACTCCGGTTGTTGACTGAACTTTCAGGGCAGTTCTTAGCCCAGTGACCCGCCTTATTACACCGGTAACAGATATCGTTGG
This Spinacia oleracea cultivar Varoflay chromosome 6, BTI_SOV_V1, whole genome shotgun sequence DNA region includes the following protein-coding sequences:
- the LOC130462640 gene encoding uncharacterized protein gives rise to the protein MHPTHHQQQSPQTPSKTTNDICYRCNKAGHWAKNCPESSVNNRSPYKNRTPIFHPTRTYDYPATHCPCGAGFCEIRVSASKNNPNREYYVCPGKFENHCDYFKWCNKMTMDEIRAVPPEKPFPTCGCGAGVCTVEAEDGHSYFVCPIEKGQGACQFKQGMEEGQELDYLSFESEIQIDAAVRRALVFPSEENQVQIENGVDGSSGVADGISPGSLTVLHSAKNNISGNGLDSVMTTENNNILLNMDGSLVKNVEASVIITLAPLENPISCGLPYEKSHSEGSLKLDILVPKQPVLKDGQNEVNFATGTTLQDMSFELEEELWCCQVENSSIHRENLLQVTKTMSERMQGEQAGWV